TGCTGAGGGCACAACCAAGAGAGTCACGACAGCGGCAATCGCCGCTCCGCGCAGGCAAACAGAAAGTTGATTCATGATGAACTCCGAGCCGGGGGGATGAGTCGAGCGGCGTCGGGCAGGAGGGTGGACCCTGTGTTCCCGTCCTTCGGGTCAGCCGGGATCCATTATAGCCGATCCGCGGCGCACCGCGCAACCTCTCGTGAATGCCCCCCCCCTGCCGCCGCCCGCCGGTTGCGCACCCCGCCCATTTGCGAGGTCCGAGGCGTATTTGGTATACTCATCTCCCCTCGTCATCCACCGCCCTCGGAGGCCATCCCCATGCCGCGTCCCGATATCGCTTCAATCGCAGCCTGGTGCTGCGTCCTCTTCGCCGTTGGAACCGCCCCGGGCGTCGCCTCTCCCGCGAACGCCGGGTGCTACTCCTTCGCTCCCGACAATCCCGGCTACTGCTCCTGCGCCGACCTTTCGGGCGAGTGGCCACTCTCTCCGGTCCCGGGGGATCCGTCGCTCACGGGCTTCAGGACAATCGGCACCAAGACGACCTGCTACCGCCACCGGGGTCAAGCCTACTGGCAGATTCAGAAGGGGTACCACTCCGGCGCGACCGTCGATTTCATCGGGTGGCTGTATCAGGTGACGGGATTCCCGCTCCCCGGCCACAACGAGGAAGCATGGTGTTCTGAAGGAGTCGCCTATTGGCACTATGCTGCGGAGTATCCCTACCAGGACGGCTATTCAGATGGACTCCTCCACCCGACTCCCATCCTGAAGAACACCACGCAACTTCGCGAGTGGTATCAGGCGGAGGCGCTCTTGCGGATTCTGACCTTCGGGCTCTATCCCGGACGCGGCTGGTGGGTCTCGGGGACGCAACTGGACTACGGGGACTTCCGTCCCGGCGAGACCGGCCCGTGCCCGGGCGCCTATATGCAGATGGCGAACTACAACGCCTCCACCGGCGCATGGTCCAACCACCACAGCGTGCTCATCGATTCGATGACGGTCTGCATCAACTCGGCGGGCGATGTCGAGCGGATCGACGCTCAGTTCCTCAATCCGAATCAGGGGAACGGCGTGTCCTTCGTCGACTTGGATGGAAACTCCGCAAGCCAGGCCCACATCACCGGAAGCACCTGGTCGGACCTCTACGATCGCACCATCATGGGCACGACCACCGGCAAGATGATCCGCGGCTGGGGAATCCCCCTCACCACCGGAGGCAATCCCGACTACGACCCGGCCCGCATCGACACGGTCGTCTGCTCCTCCGGCGGGGGCCCGTGGACTCCGTGGGAGCCGGAACCCGCGGACAGCGTGGCGCTCGGCCGGTTTGCGTCCTTCTACAACGCGAATCAGGGATCGCCACTCATCGCGAAGAACTCCCCCTACCTCGTGACGGGGGAGCGCCTGCCCTCCCGGCAGAGTCCGTGGGTCTTCCCGACCGGACCGCAACATCCCGAGGATCCGGTGCGAATCGAAATCGACTTCCTCGCCGACCATCCCTGGCCCGCGGACGGGGTGACGCTCCGCTGGAAAGGCGGCCGAATCCCCGGCCTGGTGAAGGTCGGGTGGGCCTCCTCGCAAGGAGCATCCGGGATGGCGCAGCGGCCCTTCCCGAACTTCGACCCGCCGCAGGTTCCCGATCTGCCGGAAGAGGTGCCCTTCGGCGGCCCGCCCGTCTTCCTGCAGAAGCTCAGCGTGGCCATCCCGCTTTCGGCGATGACGCAGAACTTCGAACTGGTCGGACTGCATCCCTCGTTCGTCTATGGCGAAGAGGACGAACCCATCGGCACGGTGGATGACGACACCGGCACCGTGGGCGTTGCCCCGCCCGCCCCGTCGGAACGAAGCCGCTTCCTCGGCGCGGCCCCGAACCCGACCGGAGGCGGCACCGAGATCCGCTACAGCGCCCCGGGCGGAGTCCCGGTCACCCTGCGGATTCACGATGTGCACGGAAGGGTGGTGCAGGAACTCGCGAACGCGCCCTCCGATGCGGGGCGGCAGACCGCCTTCTGGAACGGAGAGGACGCCCACGGCCATCCGGCCCCGTCGGGGGTCTACTTCGTGCGGATGGAAGCGGGGGCGGAGTCGCACACGACGAAGATCGTCCTTCGGAAGTGAACGGCGGCAGTGGCGCAAGAAACGCCCCCCGGCGCAGGCCAGGGGGCGTTTCGTCCAGCAGATGGCGGGGTCGACGAGACTCGAACTCGCGGCCTCCGGCGTGACAGGCCGGCGTTCTAACCAACTGAACTACGACCCCGCAAAACCCGGTGCGCCCCTGTGTCCACCTCGTTCGGAAGCGCAGCGGCGCGCAGACTAGCATTCCCCCCGGACCCGATCAAGCGGTTTCGAGGCCTCCGGGCTTCGCCGCCCGACCCTCGGGAAGGTCCGACCTCAGGATGGGGCGAATCCGGGTTCCGGGGAAATACGCCTTCAGGATTCTCACATACCCCTCCCCCGCCCGAGCCCTGCCGAGCGCCCCCATCTGGCACAGCCCGACTCCGTGGCCGTTTCCGCGCCCTCTTGCGGTCACCTTCTCCACGCGACCGTCCCGCTTCTCCACCTCCAGTTCCGCCAGCACGCTCCGCAGGATCCCCCCGCCCGGGCGGCGCAGAATCCACCGGTTGCGGTCGCCCGGGACCTCCCACACGCCATCCGCAGTCCGGTACTCGACGCTTGCCATCCTTCGCGACGGTCCCTTCCGCACAACGCGAAGCCCCGTCAGTTCCCCCGTAACGCTCCCCGCCGGAAGCTCCCGCTGGTCGGGCAGATGGTGGCGAACGAGCGCGGAGAGCTGCTCTCCCGTCCAGGTCTCGGTCCACTCGAAGTACTTCGACACGCGGCACCACTCCCGGCCGGGCGCTCCGTCCGGGCCGCCTCGCAACGCGGCGGAGGACTCCCGCCACGACCACACGGCTTCGATGTCGGCGCGGCGTCCTCCGCAGGTGGAGGAGTAGTACGCGTCCAGAAGTCCCTCCGGTCCGCAGAGAACCAGCCCGGCTGTTTCGCGAATCGCGGCCGTCGCGACTTCGTCCTCCGCGTCGACACCGCCGTAGACCTGATCCCGGACATCGGCAAAGAGATCAAACGGCATCAAGGGATACTGGCCGAGCTTCCGGACGGCATAGGTTCGCGCGGCCACGGCCTGCGCCGCCACGGCCTCGTGTTCTTCTTCCCGCCGGGGGCCGATCTCCCGGGGGACGACCCCGCGCAGGTACTCCTCCAGCGGAAGCTCGTTCACCGCGAGGAGCGTGTCTCCACGCGTCGTCAGAATGATCTCCCCGCGCACCGTTCGCGTTCCCGCGCGCAGGAGTCCACCAGGCGGTGCCGTCAACACCAGCGGCTCGGACGACTCCGCAAGACGCGTCCCGTCCGTGGCGTTCACCAGGATCCCGATCCCCGGGGACGAGGACACGCGAAAGACCTCCGTCGCGAAACCCACCAACAGCGTGTCAGCCGGACTCTTCCCCCGCGTTGACAGCACGAACCCCGCGCGGGAACCGATCTCCAGCACGGAGTCCTGCGCGTGAAGCGCCACGCGAATCAGAATGTCCGAACCCACCGGCACATCCATCGCCGAATCGGCGGGCCGGCGCACTCCCGCCGGCGGCCCCACACACGACACCACCAGCGCCCATGCGGCCACGAACGCCCACTTCCAGCGTCTCACAACTCCCCTCCCCCCTCCGCCCCTTCGGGCGGATGCGTGACCTTGCCCAAGATCGCGGGGCCGCGCGCTCCCGTTGCGGCAGGAACATTGCCCGGCCGCCCGCACACCGTCTCCCGCGCCAGCAGGGCAAACGCCAGCGCTTCCTTGGCATCCGATGAAAAGCCCTCGCTCTCCAGAGAACACACGCGAACCTCCGGCAACTCCCGTGCGATCCACGCCATCATGGTCGCGTTGTGAACGCCGCCTCCACTGACCAGCATCTCCTCCACCCGAACCTCCGGAAGCACAAACCGGTGCACAGCCGACGCCACGGAGGCCGCCGTGAAGGCCGTCAGCGTCGCCACGAGATCCTCCATCGACTCCCCGCGACGCGCCCACTCACCCAGGGTCAGCCCCACAAACGCGGCACCGAACACTTCCCGCCCCGTCGACTTGGGCGGCGCCTCGAGGAAGTACGGGTGTTCCAGGAACCCCGCGAGCAGCTCCTCGTCCACCGTTCCCGCCGCGGCCATCCGCCCGCCTTCGTCCATCGTGAGCTTGCCGCCGGTCGCCCGGCGCACGAACTCGTCCACCAGCAGGTTTCCCGGACCCGTGTCGAACGCAATCACGCCTTCCATGCCGCGCCCTGCGGGAAGCACCGTGACATTGGCAATCCCCCCCAGGTTCAGGAGCGCGCGCCCACGGTCCTCATGCCGAAGAAAGAGCGCGTCGAAAAGCGGAACCAGTGGCGCCCCCTGTCCGCCAAGCGCCATGTCCGCACGACGAAAGTCGGACACGACGGGAGCCCGGGCTGCCGCGGCGATCCACACCGGTTCCCCCAACTGCAGCGTCTCCCCGACATCGGGTTCATGATGAAGCGTCTGCCCGTGCGATCCCACCAGATCCACCTGCCCCGGAGCCAGCCCGGCTTCAGCGAGAACCGCCACGGCCGCTTCGGCAAACGCCTTGCCGACCGCATGATCCAGGTGGCACAGGTCGCGGGCGGACCGGGCTTCTCCGGATGCGACCGCCAGGATCTCGTCGCGAAGCCGACCAGGATAAGGCACGGTAAGAAACGCACGCTGGCGAATCTCCGGTCGCCCGTCAGGCCGAGCCGTGAAGTCCGCCACCACCGCATCCACACCGTCCACCGAAGTACCGGACATCAGCCCGACGACCGTCATGTGCCCGTCTCTTCGCGAACCCCCGCGTTCGTTCATGTCGCGTCCTCCAGCCCGCGCATTCCGCGCACCATCATGACAAGCGCAACCGCTCCCGTCAGCGCCAGCGGCACGCCCGTGCGAAAATCCGACAGGAGAAGCGACCCCAGTCCGAAGAGACATCCATAGAGCGCCACGATCGACACCCCCCAAAGTGCGAAGCGGCGCCCGGTCCCTGCGTCGGCATTACGACCGTCGCCGTCGGTCCGAACCGGGCCCCACAGCCCGGGCGGCCGAACGCGAGTCACGAATGCGGCCAGCCGTTCCCGATCTCCGGTCGGCGTCACCCATGCAACCGTCACCCAGACCACGGCGGACAGCGCGACATTGATGACGAACACCTCTGGCGACGAAAACTCGTGCGCAATCCACTCGCCCCGATTCGACGCGTTCAGCACCACCGCAATCACCAGCGAAGCCAGCATGGCGGAGAGTTCGCTCCACGCATTGATCCGCCACCAGAACCAGCGGAGAAGGAACACCGCCCCCGCTCCGGCGACCAGTTGCAACAGGAACTCGAAGAGGCCCCGGATGGAGTCGCTTGACATGGCGATGGCACCGCCGATGGCCAGAAACATGACGCCCGAAAGCCGCGCCACCAGCACGCCTTCACGCGGACCCATGTCCCCCTTGCGAAACCTCCCCCACAGATCCACCACGAAGTACGAACTGGCCAGATTCATGTGCGTGTCGATCGTGGACATGAACGCCGCGAGCATCGCCGCCATCATCAGGCCCAGCCAACCCGGCCCGAGATAGGTGCGCATCATGATCGGGTAGGCGGCCTTGTGGTCCGTCAGGTCCGGCAGGACAATCAGCGACAGGAGCGCCACCAGGAACCACGGCCACGGGCGCAGAACATAGTTCGCAAAGGTGAACCAGAGCGTCCCCTTCAAGGCATCGCTCTCGGACCGACACGCACTCATGCGCTGAATGAGAACGCCACCACCGTCGGAGTACTTCCACGACCACCACTGAACGCCGATCGCGACGAGAAACCCCCAAAATGCCGCAGAGATCGCCGGGTCCGCGAGATCGACCGCACCCGTCCGAAGCGGGAACATCTCGGCCGCCGGACGACCGTTGGCGGCCGTCACTTCCCGCAGACGCGGCCCGAGCGCGGCCAGACCTCCGTTGGCGCGAACGGCGGCGGTGACCAGAACGATGGACCCGATCATGGCCGTCGTGAACTGCACGATGTCCGTCACCACCACTCCCCACAGCCCCGAGAGGCTTGCGTAGAGAACCGCGATGGAAAGCCCGACACCGATGGCCAGCCCCTTGGACGACACGACCATTCCAAACACACGCACCGTCTCCGGCAGACCGAACACTTCCACGATGATCGTGGACATCGCCAGGATGACCCACCCCAGAACCACCGAGTTCGTAACGAATGCGAAGAACACTCCCTTGAAGGTCCGGAGAATCTCCGCGCCCCGCCCCGAATAGCGCAGCGAGATGAACTCCACATCCGTGGAGATCTTCGCGCGGCGCCACAGTCCCGCCAGGAAGAAGGTCGTCAGGAGGTGGCTGATCGCGAAGTTGAACCAGATCCAGTTCGACGCGATCCCCGAAGAACGCACATAACTGGTGACGACCAGCGGGGTATCCGCTGCGAAGGTGGTCGCGACCATGGAAGTGCCCGCGATCCACCACGGGAGGGACCGCCCGGTGAGGAAGAACTCGTCGATGCCTCGCGAAGCCCGTCCGGCAAACGCCACGCCCACGGCGACCATCCCGAGCGCGTACACGCCGATGATGACCCAGTCGATGACGGCCAGGCCCATGTCACGCCTCCATGGCTCTGCGCACAAACCCTCCCGCGCGCGCCAGGCGTTCTTTCGCCTCTGCCAACCCCACGGACGCGACGCCCATCACGATGGCCACCTTGACGCTCCCCTCCGCGTCCTGGAGAAGACCCGCAGCCTCCTCGTAGCCCACCCCCGCCACCTCCATCACGATTCTCCGGCTTCGCTCGATGAGTTTCTCGCTCCCGGGTCGAAGGTCCACCATGAGATTCCCAAGCGTCTTCCCGCGGCGGATCATGGCTGCGGTGGTGATCATGTTGAGCACGAGCTTCGTTGCGGTTCCTGCCTTCATGCGGGTCGATCCCGAGATCACCTCCGGCCCGACGACAGGCGCGATGAGCACATCCGCCGCGTCCTGTGCGTCTCCCCCGGGATTGCAGGTGACAAGCGCCGTCCCGGCCCCGAGTTCGCGCGCGCGGGACAGAGCCCCCAGCACGAACGGTGTCCGACGGCTGGCTGCAATCCCGACGACCGTGTCCCGCGCCTCCACGGAGTGCTCGTCCATGGATGCTCCCCCGGCTGCCGCGTCATCTTCGGCACCTTCCTGCGCGCGGAAGACGCTCTCCGCTCCCCCCGCGATGACCCCCACCACCTCGCGCGGGTCCGTGCCGAAGGTGGGCGGGCACTCGGCCGCATCGAGAATCCCGAGACGCCCGGAAGTCCCCGCGCCGACATACAGGAGCCTGCCCCCACGGTCGAACGAGGTCACCACCGCGTCCACCACCTGGGCGATCTCGGACAGACACGCCTCCACGGCTGCCGGGACGCGGCGATCCTCCGCGTGGATCACGCGAAGCACTTCGGGAGTCTCGGCCAGGTCGATCTGGGACGACTCCGGCAGCGCACCCTCCGTGACAAGCGAAGAGAGCTCGGCGAAGAGCGGGGTTGGGCGGGGTTTCCGACTCATGGTCGGGAGTCTACCCTCAGACGAGGCGAATGGACTATCGGATCTTGACCGCGCGGGCGACTGCCTTCGAATCTCCGCCGACTCCGCGCGCCTTGACATGAACGATATATGTGCCGTTTGCCACGGGAGTGCCGTTTGAGTCTCTACCGTTCCAGACGACATGATTCATGTCCGCGGCTGCCGGAGCGGAGTCCGACTCCCAGACTTCTCGTCCGGCAAGCGTATACACTCGCACACGAACGTCATCCGCGCCTGCGGCCAGTCGGTAGTAGAGGCTCGCTTCCTGACTGAAGGGATTGGGGTAAACGACAAGATCCTCCACAGCCACTTCCAGGCGAATGCTCAATGTGAAGCTGGAACTCCATCCGGTGCCGTTGTCCGCCTGGAGAAGGACATCGTAGTCCTCCGGGCGGGGCACCATCTCGTAATCCACCGTGATCGACCGGGCAACCCCCCCGGCGGTGGTGTCCGAAGGTGTCACCTCAAACTCCGATTCCGGGACCGCACCTAGAATCGTGTCCACAATACGGAAGTCGCGAATCCCGTGCGCGTCGGTCACTTCCACACGGATCGCAATCGTCTGCCCCTGCTCGGTGACATCCAGGTACGACCCATCGCTCACCGCATTCCCGTTGACGGTGACTGTGTACTCCGGCTCCCCGACCCGCGGAGTCACCGCCGGGTCCCCCAGAAGGACAAACCGCTGCGCGGCCTGCCGGGTCTGCCCCGGCGACGCATACCTCATCTGGAAAAGCAGGCGGGCTCGAGTGGCAGCCTCTCCCAGAGTCCAGGCGAAAACGCCCGTCTGGCCGACATCAGGGAGATCCCCTCCCACACCCGTGGAGCCGGGATGGAAAAACGCGGTGAACAGATCTTCATTGAACACGAGATTCGGCCCGAGGAATTCATAGCCGGAACTGGCGAAAACGCCGATGGCCCCGCCCGGCGCCGCGGCGCTGAGCGGCCGCACATTCATGAGCTTCTCCGCGACGCAGTCCCCAAAGTCCCCTTCGTCCGACCGGTCAAACTCCGCGAGGTGGCAGGCAAAGCCGAAGAAGACAAACGGCATCCCCTCGTTGGAGAGACTCTCCACATCGTGGATCCCCCCGATCGGGAAGTCCTTGAACACCTCTTCATGGGCCAGCCAGTACTTGTTGGCGTGGCCCTGATAGTTCCAGAAGAGAGCGCCCCGGTTGAGCTTGGACCGCAGGTCCGGATGCACGGCCTGCCGGGTCTCCGTCCGCATGCAATAGTATTCGCCGTTGGGATCTTCGGAGTTCCGGCAGTCGTACCAGATGCCACAGTCATCGCCCTCGCTCTCGCACTCCTGAGAGTATTCCTTGTAGCAGTCGTCCGCACAGGGATGCGTCCATTCCCCCACATACACGCGTTCGGAGAACATCGGGCTGAACGGGTGCGTCTCCAGCGCCACGGCCAGTTCCTCCGAGGTCTCCCGGAATCCGGATTCCGATGTTCGGAAGACATACCCCGAGGCGCCTCCGCCCAGGCTCCCGCTGAACTGGTCGTCTGCCAGAAAGACGCCTCGCTCCGTCCAGTCTCCCGCCGAGTCCAGGGCCTCGTAGGCCGCGATGCGTTCTACATTCCAGGCGGCTTCATCCGCCGTTCCTACCGCAAGCCTTCCCACAAAGATGTCCGGGAGATCATCGAACGCCGCGCCGGGAGCGGTTCGGGTAAGTTCCGCGTAGTACTGATCGGACTCTTCCGGCGCCCCTTCATACTGCGCCCAGAGGCTGTGGCTGGGGATGAAGTCCGGATCCGACCGCCCTCCCACCGCGCGATGATCCTCGCTGGCGTCGCCGAAGAGGCAAAGGAACGCTAGGGGCGAGCCCCACCGATGGAAGGCATACGCCGCATACGACTTGATGGCTTCCGGCGTACGATGGCCGTTTGAGAACAGGTCGTAAACTTCGGAGACCGGGGCCAAGACCGAGCCGTACTGCGCGGCGCGAAGCCCTGCCAGTTCGCTGGCTTCGGTCAGGAAATCCTCGTGGGCCACGACGACATACCCGGCGCCCGCGCCGGCCGCCAGAATGCCGGTCGGAGGAACGCGCTCCACCTCCGCCGGTGCGACTTCCGAAACAAGCGACTCGCGAACCGCCAGGTAGACGGCCAACCCGGTCGCGTTGTCGTGGTCGAAGTGAAGTCCGTAGCGTCCACCGCCTTCGCTCACAATCTGGACGGCCTCATCCACCCCTACTCGAGCGGGGTCCGATGGATCCGTGATATCGTAGAGGGACAGATCCGATCCTCCAAAATCAGACACTCCTGCATACACATTGGACGAAGGGCCACTGCCCGTGTCCACGGCCAGGTGGCCATTCCTCGCGAGGAGGCTCCGCTCCCAGGTAATCTCGAACCAGTCAAAGAAGAACCGCGACTGGCTGTACCGGGTGGAGGTGTCGTCGCCCGAATAGGTGATGCCCTCCAGAAGGAAGCGATCCGTCCCGTCACCCGCGAGACTCCCTGCCGGAATGGGATGCGTGGAGAGCATGCTGTCGGGCACGCCGATGAAGCCGCTTCCGCTCGGGTACAGACTCCAGTTGTAAAAGAGCCTGGATCCCACGGTGGTCCCGTTGATCTCGAACCGGATGGAGTTGGTAAACCCGTCATCGATGGGGTACCCGCCCGAGACCACGCGAGCCGTCAGCGTCGCCACTCCTCCGGGCACGGGATCCGGAGCGGTGAAGTCCTGCTCGATAATGAGGCCGGGGGCCCCCTCTTCCAGAGAGATGCTGGTCTTGTGGTCATTCCAGTAGTAGAACTCGGACTCGAAGCCCCCCTGCCCGGGTCCGAAGTCCGGGGGGCGCAGATAGTAGCGGATGTCTCGCTCTACATGAACTGTGGAGAGCGTATGCGCCAGCGTGTCCGCGCTCCCTCCCGACAAGCTCCCCGTCGGTCGCACAATCCGCATCCTGGAAGCAACCGACGAATCGACGGCCACCCAGTAGAAGTTGTCCGTGTCAAAAAGATCTTCGTGCTCCCAGCCGGAAGTCATCCACTGATCCCGAAAGGACCGGCCGTAAAACCGGAAGGCGTCGCCGGTGTCGAACACGCCGTTGCCGTTTCGGTCCAGCACTTCCCCGGGCACCGCAATCCGCTGAAACAGGTCCGCTGCCCCCACCCCGGCGTCGTCCACGGAATCCAGATCGAAGTCTCTCTGATAAAGGACGGGTTCCTCCACGGAAACCCCGGCCGGGAACCCTGCCGCAGCCAGGGCGGCATACGACAATTCCGTCAGTCCGGTCTCGGCAATACGGATTCTCCACTGATCCCCTGCGCCCCAGGGTGAGTCGCCCACCATGAGCGCGTCGCCCGGCCCGCGGGTACTCCACGCAACGGCGCGGTCGGCATTCAGAACCGTTCCGCGCAGCGTCCTCTCTGCCAGCAGTTCGGGCCTCGCGGGAGGCCCTCGACGGGGACCGCCTCGACCGGGTTCGGGCTCAAAGCGAACCTCCACCACTGCCCGGCGAAGCACCCGGTATGACCGCCGGAAGACATCCGCGCGGACCGCACGCACCACGACGGACACCAATCGGTGATGACGCAGCCCCGCAGGGGTAGAGAGGGAGAAGGCCGGGTCCGGAGATGCCCCGCGGCGATGATAGACTTCGCCTTCCACGGGGGGGAGTTCCCGGACAAAGTCCACACCGAAAGGTTCATGCACTGCCTCTCGGACCGGCACCGGCGTGACGGCACCCTGCTGCACCGATCCCCACTCTTCGGAACGGACGATCAGCCGCGCGCGGTTGCCCGGGGGGAGGCCCACCGGGAAAGCACGAATGGGGATCTCGGGCTCTCCGATTGCATCCGTGTGCCCGTATCCGTCCAGAAACAGCCGCACGAAATCTCGTGAGTCGGACGGGACCACATCCAGCCGGGCTTCCCCCGGCGTGATCTCCAGCACGACATGAGCATCATCGGATGCCAGAACGCGCACACCTGCGGGAGCGGCATGAGCCAGCGACGCGAACCCGAGGATCCAGCCTGCCACGGCGAGACCGGCAGACATTCCCTGAGAAGCGAATCGGATGGAAGAGATCATTCGGTTCAACCGGGGTGAATCGGGTGGAGGGGCTCACGACCGGGGAAGTATAGGAAGCCTGCGGACAAGCGTCAATCGACACAAAAAAGGGCGCCCGGTGAGGGGCGCCCTTTCCGGAAACCGAAGCCTCCGGGTCACTGCAGGTTTTACGGACAGCCGTTTCCGAGACCACCGGCCCAGAAGCCGAGGTCGACCACGCCGACCGAGCCGTCGCAGTTGTAGTCGCCAAACAGACCATAGCTCGGCGGCAGCGTCCCGGCCCAGAGACCGAGATCGACGATACCGGTGGAGTTACCGGAATCGCAGGAGCCGTCGAGGTCCGGGCTCGTGTAGAAGTGCGGGCCATTGGTGCAGATCAGAATGTCGCCCACGCAATGGGAAGTGACGGCAACCTGAAGGTCGCCACCGTATCCGCCAAGCACCGTGAAAGAGAGACT
This DNA window, taken from Gemmatimonadota bacterium, encodes the following:
- a CDS encoding C25 family cysteine peptidase → MSAGLAVAGWILGFASLAHAAPAGVRVLASDDAHVVLEITPGEARLDVVPSDSRDFVRLFLDGYGHTDAIGEPEIPIRAFPVGLPPGNRARLIVRSEEWGSVQQGAVTPVPVREAVHEPFGVDFVRELPPVEGEVYHRRGASPDPAFSLSTPAGLRHHRLVSVVVRAVRADVFRRSYRVLRRAVVEVRFEPEPGRGGPRRGPPARPELLAERTLRGTVLNADRAVAWSTRGPGDALMVGDSPWGAGDQWRIRIAETGLTELSYAALAAAGFPAGVSVEEPVLYQRDFDLDSVDDAGVGAADLFQRIAVPGEVLDRNGNGVFDTGDAFRFYGRSFRDQWMTSGWEHEDLFDTDNFYWVAVDSSVASRMRIVRPTGSLSGGSADTLAHTLSTVHVERDIRYYLRPPDFGPGQGGFESEFYYWNDHKTSISLEEGAPGLIIEQDFTAPDPVPGGVATLTARVVSGGYPIDDGFTNSIRFEINGTTVGSRLFYNWSLYPSGSGFIGVPDSMLSTHPIPAGSLAGDGTDRFLLEGITYSGDDTSTRYSQSRFFFDWFEITWERSLLARNGHLAVDTGSGPSSNVYAGVSDFGGSDLSLYDITDPSDPARVGVDEAVQIVSEGGGRYGLHFDHDNATGLAVYLAVRESLVSEVAPAEVERVPPTGILAAGAGAGYVVVAHEDFLTEASELAGLRAAQYGSVLAPVSEVYDLFSNGHRTPEAIKSYAAYAFHRWGSPLAFLCLFGDASEDHRAVGGRSDPDFIPSHSLWAQYEGAPEESDQYYAELTRTAPGAAFDDLPDIFVGRLAVGTADEAAWNVERIAAYEALDSAGDWTERGVFLADDQFSGSLGGGASGYVFRTSESGFRETSEELAVALETHPFSPMFSERVYVGEWTHPCADDCYKEYSQECESEGDDCGIWYDCRNSEDPNGEYYCMRTETRQAVHPDLRSKLNRGALFWNYQGHANKYWLAHEEVFKDFPIGGIHDVESLSNEGMPFVFFGFACHLAEFDRSDEGDFGDCVAEKLMNVRPLSAAAPGGAIGVFASSGYEFLGPNLVFNEDLFTAFFHPGSTGVGGDLPDVGQTGVFAWTLGEAATRARLLFQMRYASPGQTRQAAQRFVLLGDPAVTPRVGEPEYTVTVNGNAVSDGSYLDVTEQGQTIAIRVEVTDAHGIRDFRIVDTILGAVPESEFEVTPSDTTAGGVARSITVDYEMVPRPEDYDVLLQADNGTGWSSSFTLSIRLEVAVEDLVVYPNPFSQEASLYYRLAAGADDVRVRVYTLAGREVWESDSAPAAADMNHVVWNGRDSNGTPVANGTYIVHVKARGVGGDSKAVARAVKIR